From one Chanodichthys erythropterus isolate Z2021 chromosome 3, ASM2448905v1, whole genome shotgun sequence genomic stretch:
- the mgat3a gene encoding beta-1,4-mannosyl-glycoprotein 4-beta-N-acetylglucosaminyltransferase a isoform X1, producing the protein MLSNTCSTGLALFPRLSPPPCLPQIRVRRHKVFLLCLLGICVISFLHCYKALHNISLLQELSSSSTHLKTLKMFSGIFWSFTASDFHSQQDLFKQSYLKARTYSNVILPDPPDGKLHERTFVLHDDSTPFFIHTKSGALCFREGTDMAASTSHRRLLQHHKKKNGSKDDPINAGEKVIQCPCRQGWHGPHCGIPTVVYHSNLPSKLKVTPRKVPRRVINAININHEFDLLHARFHELADAVDVFLVCESNFTAYGQSRPLYFRHMILNGTFDYIKHKILYIFLDHFPDGGHADGWIADDYLRTYLTKNGMSRVQGLKADDVFLIDDADEIPSRDGILFLKLYDGWTEPVGIHMRKSLYGFFWRQFGTLNILSACTVDMLFKVYKGDGILLRRRTYYSLSGFREYENSSGRILIPWAIGSPVHYAGWHCSWCFKPEGIYYKLISAQNGDFPRWGDYGEKRDIRYIKGLIRTGGWFDGSVPNYPPTDPKEHMYAPKYILDNYKKYQYLLENPYAKEKH; encoded by the exons ATGCTCAGTAACACTTGCTCCACTGGCCTCGCTCTGTTCCCACGGCTCTCGCCCCCGCCCTGCTTGCCACA GATAAGAGTACGGAGGCATAAGGTCTTCCTGTTGTGCTTACTGGGGATTTGTGTCATTTCCTTCCTTCATTGCTACAAAGCCCTGCACAATATTTCCCTTCTGCAGGAGCTCTCATCTTCCTCCACCCATCTAAAGACTCTGAAGATGTTCAGTGGGATCTTCTGGAGTTTTACGGCTTCTGACTTTCATTCCCAACAAGATTTGTTCAAACAAAGCTACCTGAAG GCTCGAACTTACTCAAATGTGATTCTGCCAGATCCTCCAGACGGGAAACTTCATGAACGTACCTTTGTACTCCATGATGATTCCACACCCTTTTTCATCCACACTAAATCCGGAGCCTTGTGCTTCCGTGAGGGGACGGATATGGCCGCCTCTACATCTCACCGCAGGTTACTGCAACATCACAAGAAGAAAAACGGCTCCAAAGACGACCCAATCAACGCAGGCGAGAAAGTGATTCAGTGTCCCTGTCGGCAGGGTTGGCACGGCCCTCACTGTGGCATACCTACGGTTGTGTATCATTCCAATCTCCCGTCCAAGTTAAAAGTAACACCCAGAAAAGTTCCACGTCGAGTCATCAATGCCATCAACATCAACCACGAGTTTGACCTACTACACGCTCGATTTCATGAACTTGCAGATGCCGTGGACGTGTTTTTGGTTTGCGAATCCAACTTTACAGCGTACGGTCAATCGAGACCCCTTTATTTCCGTCACATGATCCTAAATGGAACGTTTGACTACATTAAGCACAAGATTTTGTACATCTTCCTGGACCACTTTCCAGATGGCGGCCATGCGGACGGCTGGATCGCGGATGATTACCTGCGGACATATTTGACTAAAAATGGAATGTCGAGGGTCCAAGGCCTCAAAGCGGACGATGTTTTTCTCATCGACGATGCGGATGAAATTCCTTCTCGAGATGGAATCCTTTTCCTCAAACTCTACGACGGCTGGACGGAACCGGTCGGGATACACATGCGCAAATCACTATATGGATTTTTTTGGAGGCAGTTTGGAACGTTAAACATCTTATCTGCTTGCACAGTAGATATGCTCTTTAAGGTTTACAAGGGAGATGGGATTCTTCTTCGGCGCCGTACCTATTATTCCTTGTCGGGATTCCGGGAATACGAGAACTCCTCGGGACGCATTCTAATACCGTGGGCCATCGGAAGCCCCGTACACTATGCTGGATGGCACTGCTCTTGGTGTTTCAAACCAGAAGGGATTTATTACAAGCTCATATCAGCCCAGAATGGAGACTTCCCACGTTGGGGCGATTACGGGGAAAAACGGGATATAAGATATATAAAAGGGTTAATACGGACAGGGGGTTGGTTTGATGGGTCTGTGCCAAACTACCCACCCACAGACCCCAAAGAGCATATGTACGCTCCCAAATACATCCTGGATaactataaaaaatatcaatatttgctGGAGAACCCATATGCCAAAGAGAAACATTAA
- the ddx5 gene encoding probable ATP-dependent RNA helicase DDX5 isoform X2, with protein sequence MPGYSDRDRGRDRGYSSGPPRFGGSRNGPPPGKKFGNPGDRLRKKHWNLDELPKFEKNFYQEHHEVSRRSPQDVEHYRRTKEITVKGRDCPKPIMKFHEASFPNYVMDVITKQNWTEPTPIQAQGWPVALSGKDLVGIAQTGSGKTLSYLLPAIVHINHQPFLEHGDGPICLVLAPTRELAQQVQQVAAEYGKASRLKSTCIYGGAPKGPQIRDLERGVEICIATPGRLIDFLEVGKTNLRRCTYLVLDEADRMLDMGFEPQIRKILDQIRPDRQTLMWSATWPKEVRQLAEDFLKEYVQINVGALQLSANHNILQIVDVCNDGEKEDKLIRLLEEIMSEKENKTIIFVETKRRCDDLTRRMRRDGWPAMGIHGDKSQQERDWVLNEFKYGKAPILIATDVASRGLDVEDVKFVINYDYPNNSEDYIHRIGRTARSQKTGTAYTFFTPNNMKQAHDLVSVLREANQAINPKLIQMAEDRGGKSNWSFKGRARWGV encoded by the exons ATGCCTGGATATTCCGACAGAGACCGCGGTCGTGACAGAGG cTACAGCAGTGGCCCCCCACGCTTTGGAGGCAGCAGAAATGGACCACCTCCGGGCAAGAAGTTTGGGAATCCAGGTGACCGTCTGCGGAAAAAGCACTGGAACCTGGATGAGCTCCCCAAGTTTGAGAAGAACTTCTATCAGGAGCACCACGAGGTTTCTCGGAGGTcacct CAAGATGTTGAACACTACAGGAGGACTAAAGAGATCACAGTGAAGGGTCGAGACTGTCCCAAACCCATCATGAAGTTCCATGAAGCAAGCTTTCCGA aCTATGTAATGGATGTGATCACTAAACAGAACTGGACTGAACCAACACCCATTCAAGCTCAGGGGTGGCCAGTTGCACTTAGTGGCAAAGATTTGGTCGGCATTGCACAGACTGGCTCGGGAAAAACCCTCTCG TACTTGCTTCCTGCTATTGTTCACATAAACCACCAACCATTCCTGGAGCATGGAGATGGCCCCATT TGCTTGGTGTTGGCTCCCACCCGTGAGTTGGCACAGCAAgtccagcaggtggcagcagaGTACGGCAAAGCTTCTCGTCTCAAGTCCACCTGCATCTATGGAGGCGCTCCAAAAGGACCACAGATCCGGGACCTGGAAAGGG GGGTTGAGATCTGCATTGCCACACCCGGAAGACTTATTGATTTCCTAGAAGTCGGAAAAACAAATCTGCGCAGATGCACGTATCTTGTGCTGGACGAAGCTGACCGGATGCTTGACATGGGTTTTGAACCTCAGATTCGGAAAATTTTGGACCAAATTAGA CCGGACCGACAGACTCTAATGTGGAGTGCTACGTGGCCCAAAGAGGTGAGGCAGCTAGCCGAGGACTTCCTGAAGGAGTATGTACAGATCAACGTTGGTGCTCTGCAGCTCAGCGCCAACCACAACATCCTACAGATTGTTGATGTTTGCAATGATGGCGAGAAAGAGGACAA ACTGATACGTCTGCTGGAGGAAATCATGAGTGAGAAGGAGAACAAGACCATTATCTTTGTGGAGACCAAAAGGAGGTGTGATGACCTTACTAGGAGGATGCGTAGGGATGG gtGGCCAGCAATGGGTATCCATGGAGACAAAAGCCAGCAGGAAAGGGATTGGGTGCTCAATG AATTCAAATATGGAAAAGCGCCCATCCTCATCGCCACAGATGTCGCCTCCAGAGGACTAG ATGTGGAGGACGTCAAATTTGTCATTAACTATGACTACCCCAACAATTCCGAGGACTACATTCACCGCATTGGCCGTACGGCTCGCAGTCAGAAAACTGGCACGGCGTACACTTTCTTTACGCCCAACAACATGAAACAGGCTCACGACCTCGTCTCTGTCCTCCGCGAGGCCAACCAAGCCATAAACCCCAAGCTCATCCAAATGGCCGAAGACAGAGGAGGTAAATCCAATTG GTCGTTCAAGGGGAGGGCGAGGTGGGGGGTATAG
- the mgat3a gene encoding beta-1,4-mannosyl-glycoprotein 4-beta-N-acetylglucosaminyltransferase a isoform X2, giving the protein MGRSHMSVRIRVRRHKVFLLCLLGICVISFLHCYKALHNISLLQELSSSSTHLKTLKMFSGIFWSFTASDFHSQQDLFKQSYLKARTYSNVILPDPPDGKLHERTFVLHDDSTPFFIHTKSGALCFREGTDMAASTSHRRLLQHHKKKNGSKDDPINAGEKVIQCPCRQGWHGPHCGIPTVVYHSNLPSKLKVTPRKVPRRVINAININHEFDLLHARFHELADAVDVFLVCESNFTAYGQSRPLYFRHMILNGTFDYIKHKILYIFLDHFPDGGHADGWIADDYLRTYLTKNGMSRVQGLKADDVFLIDDADEIPSRDGILFLKLYDGWTEPVGIHMRKSLYGFFWRQFGTLNILSACTVDMLFKVYKGDGILLRRRTYYSLSGFREYENSSGRILIPWAIGSPVHYAGWHCSWCFKPEGIYYKLISAQNGDFPRWGDYGEKRDIRYIKGLIRTGGWFDGSVPNYPPTDPKEHMYAPKYILDNYKKYQYLLENPYAKEKH; this is encoded by the exons ATGGGGAGATCACACATGTCTGTCAG GATAAGAGTACGGAGGCATAAGGTCTTCCTGTTGTGCTTACTGGGGATTTGTGTCATTTCCTTCCTTCATTGCTACAAAGCCCTGCACAATATTTCCCTTCTGCAGGAGCTCTCATCTTCCTCCACCCATCTAAAGACTCTGAAGATGTTCAGTGGGATCTTCTGGAGTTTTACGGCTTCTGACTTTCATTCCCAACAAGATTTGTTCAAACAAAGCTACCTGAAG GCTCGAACTTACTCAAATGTGATTCTGCCAGATCCTCCAGACGGGAAACTTCATGAACGTACCTTTGTACTCCATGATGATTCCACACCCTTTTTCATCCACACTAAATCCGGAGCCTTGTGCTTCCGTGAGGGGACGGATATGGCCGCCTCTACATCTCACCGCAGGTTACTGCAACATCACAAGAAGAAAAACGGCTCCAAAGACGACCCAATCAACGCAGGCGAGAAAGTGATTCAGTGTCCCTGTCGGCAGGGTTGGCACGGCCCTCACTGTGGCATACCTACGGTTGTGTATCATTCCAATCTCCCGTCCAAGTTAAAAGTAACACCCAGAAAAGTTCCACGTCGAGTCATCAATGCCATCAACATCAACCACGAGTTTGACCTACTACACGCTCGATTTCATGAACTTGCAGATGCCGTGGACGTGTTTTTGGTTTGCGAATCCAACTTTACAGCGTACGGTCAATCGAGACCCCTTTATTTCCGTCACATGATCCTAAATGGAACGTTTGACTACATTAAGCACAAGATTTTGTACATCTTCCTGGACCACTTTCCAGATGGCGGCCATGCGGACGGCTGGATCGCGGATGATTACCTGCGGACATATTTGACTAAAAATGGAATGTCGAGGGTCCAAGGCCTCAAAGCGGACGATGTTTTTCTCATCGACGATGCGGATGAAATTCCTTCTCGAGATGGAATCCTTTTCCTCAAACTCTACGACGGCTGGACGGAACCGGTCGGGATACACATGCGCAAATCACTATATGGATTTTTTTGGAGGCAGTTTGGAACGTTAAACATCTTATCTGCTTGCACAGTAGATATGCTCTTTAAGGTTTACAAGGGAGATGGGATTCTTCTTCGGCGCCGTACCTATTATTCCTTGTCGGGATTCCGGGAATACGAGAACTCCTCGGGACGCATTCTAATACCGTGGGCCATCGGAAGCCCCGTACACTATGCTGGATGGCACTGCTCTTGGTGTTTCAAACCAGAAGGGATTTATTACAAGCTCATATCAGCCCAGAATGGAGACTTCCCACGTTGGGGCGATTACGGGGAAAAACGGGATATAAGATATATAAAAGGGTTAATACGGACAGGGGGTTGGTTTGATGGGTCTGTGCCAAACTACCCACCCACAGACCCCAAAGAGCATATGTACGCTCCCAAATACATCCTGGATaactataaaaaatatcaatatttgctGGAGAACCCATATGCCAAAGAGAAACATTAA
- the ddx5 gene encoding probable ATP-dependent RNA helicase DDX5 isoform X1 — translation MPGYSDRDRGRDRGYSSGPPRFGGSRNGPPPGKKFGNPGDRLRKKHWNLDELPKFEKNFYQEHHEVSRRSPQDVEHYRRTKEITVKGRDCPKPIMKFHEASFPNYVMDVITKQNWTEPTPIQAQGWPVALSGKDLVGIAQTGSGKTLSYLLPAIVHINHQPFLEHGDGPICLVLAPTRELAQQVQQVAAEYGKASRLKSTCIYGGAPKGPQIRDLERGVEICIATPGRLIDFLEVGKTNLRRCTYLVLDEADRMLDMGFEPQIRKILDQIRPDRQTLMWSATWPKEVRQLAEDFLKEYVQINVGALQLSANHNILQIVDVCNDGEKEDKLIRLLEEIMSEKENKTIIFVETKRRCDDLTRRMRRDGWPAMGIHGDKSQQERDWVLNEFKYGKAPILIATDVASRGLDVEDVKFVINYDYPNNSEDYIHRIGRTARSQKTGTAYTFFTPNNMKQAHDLVSVLREANQAINPKLIQMAEDRGGRSRGGRGGGYRDDRRDRHSSSRRDFNSYSQDNRNGDSYGQKKVFGNKTQNGSSGYNNSSSSSSFNGGYSNNGQGNFGNQSGGYGNQGYQNQQFGPSQGGVQNSMNHPPPFPFNPQQMPQSMQFPMAPPAFPQ, via the exons ATGCCTGGATATTCCGACAGAGACCGCGGTCGTGACAGAGG cTACAGCAGTGGCCCCCCACGCTTTGGAGGCAGCAGAAATGGACCACCTCCGGGCAAGAAGTTTGGGAATCCAGGTGACCGTCTGCGGAAAAAGCACTGGAACCTGGATGAGCTCCCCAAGTTTGAGAAGAACTTCTATCAGGAGCACCACGAGGTTTCTCGGAGGTcacct CAAGATGTTGAACACTACAGGAGGACTAAAGAGATCACAGTGAAGGGTCGAGACTGTCCCAAACCCATCATGAAGTTCCATGAAGCAAGCTTTCCGA aCTATGTAATGGATGTGATCACTAAACAGAACTGGACTGAACCAACACCCATTCAAGCTCAGGGGTGGCCAGTTGCACTTAGTGGCAAAGATTTGGTCGGCATTGCACAGACTGGCTCGGGAAAAACCCTCTCG TACTTGCTTCCTGCTATTGTTCACATAAACCACCAACCATTCCTGGAGCATGGAGATGGCCCCATT TGCTTGGTGTTGGCTCCCACCCGTGAGTTGGCACAGCAAgtccagcaggtggcagcagaGTACGGCAAAGCTTCTCGTCTCAAGTCCACCTGCATCTATGGAGGCGCTCCAAAAGGACCACAGATCCGGGACCTGGAAAGGG GGGTTGAGATCTGCATTGCCACACCCGGAAGACTTATTGATTTCCTAGAAGTCGGAAAAACAAATCTGCGCAGATGCACGTATCTTGTGCTGGACGAAGCTGACCGGATGCTTGACATGGGTTTTGAACCTCAGATTCGGAAAATTTTGGACCAAATTAGA CCGGACCGACAGACTCTAATGTGGAGTGCTACGTGGCCCAAAGAGGTGAGGCAGCTAGCCGAGGACTTCCTGAAGGAGTATGTACAGATCAACGTTGGTGCTCTGCAGCTCAGCGCCAACCACAACATCCTACAGATTGTTGATGTTTGCAATGATGGCGAGAAAGAGGACAA ACTGATACGTCTGCTGGAGGAAATCATGAGTGAGAAGGAGAACAAGACCATTATCTTTGTGGAGACCAAAAGGAGGTGTGATGACCTTACTAGGAGGATGCGTAGGGATGG gtGGCCAGCAATGGGTATCCATGGAGACAAAAGCCAGCAGGAAAGGGATTGGGTGCTCAATG AATTCAAATATGGAAAAGCGCCCATCCTCATCGCCACAGATGTCGCCTCCAGAGGACTAG ATGTGGAGGACGTCAAATTTGTCATTAACTATGACTACCCCAACAATTCCGAGGACTACATTCACCGCATTGGCCGTACGGCTCGCAGTCAGAAAACTGGCACGGCGTACACTTTCTTTACGCCCAACAACATGAAACAGGCTCACGACCTCGTCTCTGTCCTCCGCGAGGCCAACCAAGCCATAAACCCCAAGCTCATCCAAATGGCCGAAGACAGAGGAG GTCGTTCAAGGGGAGGGCGAGGTGGGGGGTATAGGGACGATCGCCGGGATCGCCACTCCAGCAGCAGGCGGGACTTCAACAGCTACAGCCAGGACAACCGTAATGGTGACTCTTATGGGCAAAAGAAGGTGTTTGGAAACAAGACTCAAAATGGATCTAGCGGctacaacaacagcagcagcagtagtaGCTTTAATGGGGGTTACAGCAATAACGGACAGGGTAACTTTGGCAATCAGTCTGGTGGCTATGGAAACCAAGGCTATCAGAACCAGCAGTTTGGTCCCAGTCAAGGGGGCGTTCAGAACAGCATGAACCACCCTCCACCGTTCCCCTTCAACCCCCAACAGATGCCACAGTCCATGCAGTTCCCCATGGCCCCTCCTGCATTCCCTCAGTAA